The Nicotiana tabacum cultivar K326 chromosome 14, ASM71507v2, whole genome shotgun sequence genome contains a region encoding:
- the LOC107762367 gene encoding phototropic-responsive NPH3 family protein NPY4 isoform X1 produces MKFMKLGSKPDQFQTEGDNIRYVATELATDMVINVGDVKFYLHKFPLLSKSYRLQKLVACTNEENGDEINIHDIPGGPAAFDVCAKFCYGMTVTLNAYNVVAARCAAEYLEMYETVEKGNLIYKIEVFLTSSIFRSWKDSIIVLQTTKGFFPWCEELKIVSHCLDSVASKASTDTSKVDWSYTYNHKKLLSENEIDLHCDVVNKQQLVPEDWWVEDLCELHIDLYKRVITTIKTKGRMSAEAIGEALKAYVNRRLLGFSKGKIHGSDPEKYRYLVDTITWLLPKEKNGVSCGFLIRLLQASIALECGQTVRSELKKRVGLQLEEATVGDLLIRAPDSETIMFDIDLVHDLIEQFMLHQKNGQIDCPADNRFQDIRPAFASERSKVKVARIIDGYLAEVARDPNLPLSKFVNLAELVSGFSRSSHDGIYRAIDMYLKEHPGITKSERKRICRLMDCRKLSAEACMHAVQNERLPLRIVVQVLFFEQVRATTSSGGGSTPDLTRSVKALLPVGSYGSSTSVTSNTEEDWDAVPTAKELKALKGGLATLRLRDREGNNGSDLNDMKTNAEKVDTSKVKGSIISKKMFSKLWSNKDRLSENSSSDTSESPSSSNAGETKSTPCRSRRQSMS; encoded by the exons atgaagtttatgaaaCTTGGATCGAAACCTGATCAGTTTCAGACTGAAGGAGATAATATCAG GTATGTAGCAACTGAATTGGCAACTGACATGGTTATCAATGTTGGAGATGTGAAGTTTTACCTCCACAAG TTCCCCCTTCTGTCGAAGAGTTATCGCTTGCAGAAGCTGGTTGCCTGTACAAATGAGGAAAACGGCGATGAAATCAACATCCATGATATACCTGGTGGACCTGCTGCTTTTGATGTATGCGCAAAGTTCTGTTATGGTATGACAGTAACTTTGAATGCATATAACGTCGTTGCAGCTCGTTGTGCAGCAGAGTACTTGGAAATGTACGAGACAGTTGAGAAAGGAAATCTTATCTACAAGATTGAAGTTTTTCTTACATCTAGCATCTTCAGAAGCTGGAAAGACTCTATCATTGTTCTTCAGACCACAAAAGGTTTTTTTCCCTGGTGCGAGGAACTAAAGATCGTTAGTCATTGCCTGGATTCCGTGGCATCTAAAGCTTCCACAGACACCTCAAAGGTGGACTGGTCTTATACTTATAACCATAAAAAGCTtctatctgaaaatgaaattgATCTGCACTGCGACGTAGTGAACAAGCAACAGCTTGTTCCAGAAGACTGGTGGGTTGAGGACCTTTGCGAGCTTCATATTGACTTGTATAAACGGGTCATAACAAccataaaaacaaaaggaaggaTGTCTGCAGAAGCAATAGGTGAAGCATTGAAAGCATATGTCAACCGAAGGCTACTTGGATTCAGCAAGGGTAAGATACATGGAAGTGATCCTGAAAAGTATCGGTATCTGGTTGATACGATTACTTGGTTGTTGCCCAAAGAGAAAAATGGTGTTTCGTGTGGTTTCTTGATCCGATTGCTGCAAGCATCTATTGCATTGGAATGTGGACAAACAGTCAGAAGTGAACTGAAGAAGAGGGTCGGGCTGCAGCTGGAAGAGGCGACAGTAGGTGACCTTCTAATTCGAGCTCCAGATAGTGAAACTATTATGTTCGATATTGACCTAGTACACGACCTCATAGAGCAGTTCATGCTCCATCAAAAGAATGGTCAGATTGATTGTCCAGCAGATAATAGATTCCAGGATATACGGCCTGCATTTGCATCAGAACGTTCCAAGGTTAAGGTGGCTAGGATAATTGATGGATACCTTGCTGAAGTTGCTAGAGATCCAAACCTACCTCTATCGAAATTTGTCAATCTTGCAGAGTTGGTATCTGGTTTCTCCAGATCATCCCATGATGGAATTTACCGTGCTATCGACATGTATCTTAAG GAACATCCCGGGATTACCAAAAGCGAGAGAAAAAGAATTTGCAGGCTGATGGACTGCAGGAAGCTATCAGCTGAGGCCTGCATGCATGCTGTGCAGAACGAGCGCCTTCCTTTGCGTATAGTTGTACAAGTTCTATTCTTTGAGCAAGTAAGAGCCACAACATCATCCGGCGGTGGCAGCACTCCCGACCTAACTAGATCAGTTAAGGCTTTGCTCCCGGTGGGATCTTACGGGAGCTCCACGTCTGTTACATCCAACACCGAGGAAGATTGGGATGCTGTGCCCACAGCAAAGGAACTTAAAGCTCTGAAAGGTGGGCTTGCTACTCTAAGATTGAGAGACAGGGAAGGTAACAATGGTAGTGACTTGAACGACATgaaaacaaatgcggaaaaaGTTGATACTAGCAAAGTGAAGGGTTCAATCATATCGAAAAAAATGTTCTCAAAACTGTGGTCAAATAAAGATAGACTAAGTGAGAATAGCAGCTCGGATACATCAGAAAGCCCATCATCTTCAAATGCAGGGGAAACAAAGTCTACCCCATGTAGAAGTAGGAGGCAATCTATGTCTTAG
- the LOC107762367 gene encoding phototropic-responsive NPH3 family protein NPY4 isoform X2 — MVINVGDVKFYLHKFPLLSKSYRLQKLVACTNEENGDEINIHDIPGGPAAFDVCAKFCYGMTVTLNAYNVVAARCAAEYLEMYETVEKGNLIYKIEVFLTSSIFRSWKDSIIVLQTTKGFFPWCEELKIVSHCLDSVASKASTDTSKVDWSYTYNHKKLLSENEIDLHCDVVNKQQLVPEDWWVEDLCELHIDLYKRVITTIKTKGRMSAEAIGEALKAYVNRRLLGFSKGKIHGSDPEKYRYLVDTITWLLPKEKNGVSCGFLIRLLQASIALECGQTVRSELKKRVGLQLEEATVGDLLIRAPDSETIMFDIDLVHDLIEQFMLHQKNGQIDCPADNRFQDIRPAFASERSKVKVARIIDGYLAEVARDPNLPLSKFVNLAELVSGFSRSSHDGIYRAIDMYLKEHPGITKSERKRICRLMDCRKLSAEACMHAVQNERLPLRIVVQVLFFEQVRATTSSGGGSTPDLTRSVKALLPVGSYGSSTSVTSNTEEDWDAVPTAKELKALKGGLATLRLRDREGNNGSDLNDMKTNAEKVDTSKVKGSIISKKMFSKLWSNKDRLSENSSSDTSESPSSSNAGETKSTPCRSRRQSMS, encoded by the exons ATGGTTATCAATGTTGGAGATGTGAAGTTTTACCTCCACAAG TTCCCCCTTCTGTCGAAGAGTTATCGCTTGCAGAAGCTGGTTGCCTGTACAAATGAGGAAAACGGCGATGAAATCAACATCCATGATATACCTGGTGGACCTGCTGCTTTTGATGTATGCGCAAAGTTCTGTTATGGTATGACAGTAACTTTGAATGCATATAACGTCGTTGCAGCTCGTTGTGCAGCAGAGTACTTGGAAATGTACGAGACAGTTGAGAAAGGAAATCTTATCTACAAGATTGAAGTTTTTCTTACATCTAGCATCTTCAGAAGCTGGAAAGACTCTATCATTGTTCTTCAGACCACAAAAGGTTTTTTTCCCTGGTGCGAGGAACTAAAGATCGTTAGTCATTGCCTGGATTCCGTGGCATCTAAAGCTTCCACAGACACCTCAAAGGTGGACTGGTCTTATACTTATAACCATAAAAAGCTtctatctgaaaatgaaattgATCTGCACTGCGACGTAGTGAACAAGCAACAGCTTGTTCCAGAAGACTGGTGGGTTGAGGACCTTTGCGAGCTTCATATTGACTTGTATAAACGGGTCATAACAAccataaaaacaaaaggaaggaTGTCTGCAGAAGCAATAGGTGAAGCATTGAAAGCATATGTCAACCGAAGGCTACTTGGATTCAGCAAGGGTAAGATACATGGAAGTGATCCTGAAAAGTATCGGTATCTGGTTGATACGATTACTTGGTTGTTGCCCAAAGAGAAAAATGGTGTTTCGTGTGGTTTCTTGATCCGATTGCTGCAAGCATCTATTGCATTGGAATGTGGACAAACAGTCAGAAGTGAACTGAAGAAGAGGGTCGGGCTGCAGCTGGAAGAGGCGACAGTAGGTGACCTTCTAATTCGAGCTCCAGATAGTGAAACTATTATGTTCGATATTGACCTAGTACACGACCTCATAGAGCAGTTCATGCTCCATCAAAAGAATGGTCAGATTGATTGTCCAGCAGATAATAGATTCCAGGATATACGGCCTGCATTTGCATCAGAACGTTCCAAGGTTAAGGTGGCTAGGATAATTGATGGATACCTTGCTGAAGTTGCTAGAGATCCAAACCTACCTCTATCGAAATTTGTCAATCTTGCAGAGTTGGTATCTGGTTTCTCCAGATCATCCCATGATGGAATTTACCGTGCTATCGACATGTATCTTAAG GAACATCCCGGGATTACCAAAAGCGAGAGAAAAAGAATTTGCAGGCTGATGGACTGCAGGAAGCTATCAGCTGAGGCCTGCATGCATGCTGTGCAGAACGAGCGCCTTCCTTTGCGTATAGTTGTACAAGTTCTATTCTTTGAGCAAGTAAGAGCCACAACATCATCCGGCGGTGGCAGCACTCCCGACCTAACTAGATCAGTTAAGGCTTTGCTCCCGGTGGGATCTTACGGGAGCTCCACGTCTGTTACATCCAACACCGAGGAAGATTGGGATGCTGTGCCCACAGCAAAGGAACTTAAAGCTCTGAAAGGTGGGCTTGCTACTCTAAGATTGAGAGACAGGGAAGGTAACAATGGTAGTGACTTGAACGACATgaaaacaaatgcggaaaaaGTTGATACTAGCAAAGTGAAGGGTTCAATCATATCGAAAAAAATGTTCTCAAAACTGTGGTCAAATAAAGATAGACTAAGTGAGAATAGCAGCTCGGATACATCAGAAAGCCCATCATCTTCAAATGCAGGGGAAACAAAGTCTACCCCATGTAGAAGTAGGAGGCAATCTATGTCTTAG